The proteins below come from a single Dasypus novemcinctus isolate mDasNov1 chromosome 22, mDasNov1.1.hap2, whole genome shotgun sequence genomic window:
- the LOC101424559 gene encoding LOW QUALITY PROTEIN: olfactory receptor 14J1-like (The sequence of the model RefSeq protein was modified relative to this genomic sequence to represent the inferred CDS: inserted 1 base in 1 codon), whose amino-acid sequence MEGPSEKALWGQQGAEDVRRTCGSTSSFCICKVIMENVTAINGFILMVFSDNQELQVIHTLLFLGMYLLALAGNLIIITITTLGQGLQFPMYYFPKHLSLLDLSFLSVTFPQSTDSALEGDDYISHGQCMLQVFFFTSLAWTXVAVLTTMSYDRYAAICLPLHYELIMDPGTCRGTVASVRLNGAASGILYTAATYSITFCKAKIIYQFFCDVPPMLKASCSNYIGVTSVMAFISLMVFICSISIVISYIYVFSTVLKVPSAEDLSTAFSTCLPHLVVSFFLATISFEFLKPTSDFPSAFDLMVSIVYTVLSATLNPIIYSLRNEVMKGILRRL is encoded by the exons GCTCCACCTCCTCATTTTGTATCTGCAAAGTGATTATGGAAAATGTAACCGCAATAAATGGATTCATCCTCATGGTGTTTTCTGATAACCAAGAGCTGCAGGTCATACATACCTTGCTGTTCTTGGGGATGTACCTATTGGCCTTGGCAGGTAacctcatcatcatcaccatcaccacacTGGGTCAGGGTCTCCAATTCCCAATGTATTATTTCCCAAAGCATCtctccctcctggacctttccttcctttctgtcaCGTTCCCTCAGTCGACTGACAGTGCCCTGGAGGGTGATGACTATATTTCCCATGGTCAGTGCATGCTTCAAGttttcttcttcacctccctagcCTGGA GGGTGGCCGTTCTCACCACAATGTCTTATGACCGCTATGCAGCCATCTGCCTCCCACTGCATTATGAGCTCATCATGGATCCTGGTACCTGTCGGGGGACTGTGGCATCTGTAAGGCTGAATGGGGCTGCCTCTGGAATCTTGTACACAGCAGCCACATACTCCATCACATTCTGCAAGGCCAAAATCATCTACCAGTTCTTCTGTGATGTGCCCCCAATGCTGAAGGCCTCCTGCTCCAATTATATTGGAGTGACCAGTGTGATGGCTTTCATTTCTCTGATGGTATTTATTTGCTCCATCTCCATCGTCATCTCCTATATCTACGTCTTCTCTACAGTTCTAAAAGTGCCCTCTGCTGAGGACCTATCCACGGCCTTCTCTACCTGCCTGCCTCACCTTGTTGTCTCATTTTTTCTTGCCACCATTTCCTTTGAGTTCCTAAAACCAACTTCAGATTTTCCATCTGCTTTTGATCTTATGGTATCTATTGTTTATACAGTCTTGTCTGCAACACTCAACCCTATTATCTACAGTCTGAGGAATGAGGTCATGAAGGGAATTTTGAGAAGGTTATAG